The Pseudomonas wenzhouensis genome has a segment encoding these proteins:
- a CDS encoding LLM class flavin-dependent oxidoreductase produces the protein MSRLASIKLSTLDLAPIRDDGDAAQALHNSLALARHVERLGFERFWVAEHHNMDGIASSATSVLLGYLAAGTSKIRLGSGGVMLPNHAPLVIAEQFGTLATLYPGRIELGLGRAPGADQYTAHALRRSRDGSADDFPNDVEELQAYLGPRQAGQRVIAMPGTGTHVPIWLLGSSLFSAQLAGMKGLPYAFASHFAPRYMHEAIRTYRNHFSPSAVLDKPYVMLGVPLLAADSDEQAQYLATSAFQRILALIRGQSLVQRAPVASMEGLWLPHERQAVSEFLGLAAIGGPQTVRQRLEQLLEQTEADELIFTCDLYDFADRLHAFDILAELQSP, from the coding sequence ATGAGCCGACTGGCCTCGATCAAGCTCTCCACCCTCGATCTGGCGCCGATTCGCGACGATGGCGACGCTGCCCAGGCGCTGCACAATTCGCTGGCACTGGCCCGGCATGTCGAGCGTCTTGGCTTCGAGCGCTTCTGGGTGGCCGAACACCACAACATGGACGGCATCGCCAGTTCCGCCACTTCGGTATTGCTCGGCTACCTGGCCGCCGGCACGTCGAAAATCCGCCTCGGTTCCGGTGGAGTGATGCTGCCCAACCATGCGCCGCTGGTGATCGCCGAACAATTCGGCACGCTCGCCACGCTGTATCCGGGCCGCATCGAGCTGGGCCTGGGTCGCGCACCTGGCGCCGATCAATACACCGCCCACGCCCTGCGCCGCAGTCGCGATGGCAGCGCCGACGACTTCCCCAATGATGTCGAGGAACTGCAGGCCTACCTCGGCCCACGCCAGGCAGGCCAAAGGGTGATCGCCATGCCGGGCACCGGCACCCACGTGCCGATCTGGCTGCTCGGCTCCAGCCTGTTCAGCGCCCAGCTGGCCGGCATGAAAGGCCTGCCCTACGCATTTGCCTCGCACTTCGCCCCGCGCTACATGCACGAGGCCATCCGCACCTACCGCAACCACTTCAGTCCGTCAGCCGTACTCGACAAACCCTACGTGATGCTTGGCGTACCGTTGCTCGCAGCCGACAGCGACGAACAGGCGCAGTACCTGGCTACATCGGCGTTCCAGCGCATTCTCGCGCTGATCCGTGGCCAGAGCCTGGTGCAGCGCGCGCCGGTAGCGAGCATGGAGGGCCTGTGGTTACCCCATGAGCGTCAGGCGGTCAGTGAGTTTCTTGGTCTGGCTGCCATTGGCGGACCGCAGACCGTACGCCAGCGCCTGGAGCAGTTGCTGGAGCAGACCGAGGCGGACGAGTTGATTTTCACCTGCGACCTGTACGACTTCGCCGACCGCCTGCATGCCTTCGACATCCTTGCCGAGCTGCAAAGCCCCTGA
- a CDS encoding PilT/PilU family type 4a pilus ATPase — protein MNESSAHDQPDVFPYLQLMHQHGGSDLFFSVGAPPHMKVEGHSQPVGQRIMKAGDVQQLAYQLMTQKQIAEFERDLEMNLAVSLQGAGRYRVNVYYQRGEVAMVVRLIKSEIPGFEALGLPKMLEKLAMQDRGLILVTGAAGSGKSTTLAAMLDFRNRHKSGHIVCIEDPIEFLHSHQRSIIDQREVGLDTHSFADALRNVLREAPDVIMLGEIRDAATMQHALHYAETGHLCVATLHATSSSHAIERIARFFPDDARKQVLADVAHNLLAVIGQRLVPGIAQKRVAAVELMLGTPYIRDLIQRDELEELREATARASEQGLQTFDQHLFALLEAGRISLAEALKFADSRTDLSLKFKLERGFSADDAELKVLRDG, from the coding sequence ATGAATGAATCCAGCGCCCACGACCAGCCCGATGTTTTCCCCTACCTGCAGTTGATGCACCAGCACGGCGGTTCGGATCTGTTCTTCAGCGTCGGCGCCCCGCCGCACATGAAGGTCGAAGGGCACAGTCAGCCGGTGGGCCAGCGCATCATGAAGGCCGGTGACGTACAGCAACTGGCCTATCAGTTGATGACGCAGAAGCAGATCGCCGAGTTCGAACGCGACCTGGAGATGAACCTGGCCGTCAGCCTACAGGGCGCCGGGCGCTATCGAGTCAACGTCTACTATCAGCGTGGCGAAGTGGCCATGGTGGTGCGCCTGATCAAGAGCGAGATTCCCGGCTTCGAGGCGCTCGGTCTGCCGAAGATGCTGGAAAAGCTGGCCATGCAGGATCGCGGGCTGATCCTGGTCACTGGCGCGGCAGGCTCGGGCAAGTCCACCACCCTGGCGGCGATGCTGGATTTTCGCAACCGCCACAAGAGCGGGCATATCGTCTGCATCGAAGACCCCATCGAGTTTCTCCACAGCCACCAGCGCTCGATCATCGACCAGCGTGAAGTCGGCCTGGATACCCACAGCTTCGCTGATGCCCTGCGCAACGTGCTGCGTGAGGCGCCGGACGTGATCATGCTTGGCGAAATCCGCGACGCCGCCACCATGCAGCATGCCCTGCACTACGCCGAAACCGGCCACCTGTGCGTCGCCACGCTGCACGCCACCAGCAGCAGCCACGCCATCGAGCGGATCGCCCGCTTCTTCCCCGACGATGCACGCAAGCAGGTGCTGGCCGATGTGGCGCACAACCTGCTGGCGGTCATTGGCCAACGTCTGGTGCCAGGTATCGCCCAGAAGCGCGTGGCAGCCGTGGAGCTGATGCTCGGTACGCCCTATATCCGCGACCTGATCCAGCGCGACGAGCTGGAGGAGTTGCGCGAGGCCACGGCGCGCGCCTCCGAACAAGGCCTGCAGACCTTCGACCAGCACCTGTTCGCACTGCTCGAAGCCGGGCGCATCAGCCTGGCCGAAGCACTCAAGTTCGCCGACTCGCGTACCGACCTGAGCCTCAAGTTCAAACTCGAACGCGGCTTCTCCGCCGACGACGCCGAGCTCAAGGTGCTGCGCGACGGCTGA
- a CDS encoding aminopeptidase, with product MPDTFATDLLRRMAVPLLSLLLSACSTIDYYAHLVQGQWQLLHAREPVQRLLEDPATAPDLARRLALSQQARDFASTQLQLPENRSYRLYADLERPFVVWNVFATPEFSLEPELHCFPIAGCVAYRGYYQQGRARGAAALLRQQGLDTYVGGVEAYSTLGWFDDPLLNTMLRWSDARFIAVIFHELAHQQYYLPGDTAFNESFATFVEREGLRQWHAARGEAPPAGDDHQRQQFIELVLASRERLKQLYASDLPEHAMRAAKLAEFERLRHDYRAIRQQWGGQGRYDAWIESPLNNAKLLPFGLYDQWVPAFAALFEEQGRDWRAFYAAVAALGRLPQAARQTKLEDLMRHH from the coding sequence ATGCCCGACACCTTCGCTACAGACCTGCTGCGCCGTATGGCGGTTCCCCTGCTCAGCCTGCTGCTGAGCGCTTGCTCGACGATTGACTATTACGCCCACCTCGTCCAGGGCCAGTGGCAACTCTTGCATGCCCGCGAGCCCGTACAGCGCCTGCTCGAAGACCCGGCGACCGCCCCCGATCTGGCCAGGCGCCTGGCGCTGAGTCAGCAGGCGCGGGACTTCGCCAGCACGCAGTTGCAGCTACCTGAGAACCGCAGCTATCGCCTGTATGCCGACCTGGAGCGTCCCTTCGTGGTGTGGAACGTCTTCGCCACCCCGGAGTTCTCTCTGGAGCCCGAACTGCACTGTTTCCCCATTGCCGGCTGCGTCGCCTACCGTGGCTACTACCAGCAAGGCCGAGCGCGGGGCGCGGCCGCGCTATTGCGCCAGCAAGGGCTGGACACCTACGTCGGCGGCGTCGAGGCTTACTCGACCCTGGGCTGGTTCGACGACCCGCTGCTCAACACCATGCTGCGCTGGAGCGACGCGCGCTTTATCGCAGTGATCTTCCACGAACTGGCGCACCAGCAGTATTACCTGCCGGGTGATACCGCCTTCAATGAATCCTTCGCCACCTTCGTCGAGCGCGAAGGCCTGCGGCAGTGGCACGCAGCCCGTGGTGAAGCACCGCCAGCCGGCGATGACCACCAGCGCCAGCAGTTCATCGAACTGGTACTGGCCAGCCGCGAGCGCCTGAAGCAGCTCTATGCCAGCGACCTGCCGGAGCATGCCATGCGCGCCGCCAAGCTGGCCGAATTCGAGCGCCTGCGCCACGACTACCGCGCCATACGCCAACAATGGGGAGGTCAGGGCCGCTATGACGCCTGGATCGAAAGCCCGTTGAACAACGCCAAGCTGCTGCCCTTCGGCCTCTATGACCAGTGGGTGCCAGCTTTCGCTGCGCTATTCGAGGAGCAAGGCCGGGACTGGCGGGCGTTCTACGCGGCCGTCGCCGCGCTAGGTCGGCTGCCACAGGCAGCGCGTCAGACCAAGCTGGAAGACCTGATGCGGCACCACTAG
- a CDS encoding TRAP transporter permease: MHDKQLSTEELIAQDVGARSPVGLMAQVITGLALLWSLFQLWIASPLPFIFGVGVFNDTQTRAIHLAFALLLAFLAYPAFKRSPRDRVPLLDIALGLVAAASAAYLFIFYQQLALRPGSLTTGDLVTACIGIPLLLEATRRALGPPLAIIALVFLIYSLAGPYMPGLLAHRGVSFNALANHQWITTEGVFGIALGVSTSFVFLFVLFGALLERAGAGHYFIQLAFSLLGHFRGGPAKAAVLASGLTGMISGSSIANVVTTGTFTIPMMKRTGFSSEKAGAVEVASSVNGQIMPPVMGAAAFLMVEYIGMPYVEIIKHAFLPAAISYIALLYIVHLEALKLGLQPIGSAQPKPWLRRLTGFAFGAALISGLSLAVYYGLGWLKPALGEYALPVIGVLLAVVYLALLKVAASVPVLPPEDPNAPLEELPQTRAVLLSGLHFLLPVVVLVWCLMIERLSPGLSAFWGGVMLVIILLTQRPLLSWMRRDGSHDHGTFIDGVIDLREGLIAGARNMIGIGIATAAAGIIVGAVSQTGVGLVLADLVELLSMGNLLLMLVLVAVFSLILGMGLPTTANYIVVSSLLAPVVVALGQQNGLIVPLIAVHLFVFYFGIMADVTPPVGLASFAAAAVSKGDPIKTGIVAFFYSLRTAALPFLFIFNTDLLLIDVDFWHGVIIFIVATVAMLIFAAGTQGFFLVRSRWYESLLLLLVAFTLFRPGFWMDMLHDPYQDVPPAQMAQALDGVEDGSALRLRILGENAVGDPREFTVLLPVPDGASGEERLQKLGLALYEEGDKVLVDNVTFGSLAADAGLEFDQQILNVRAPTDRWMKELMWIPGLALFGLIVLLQRRRMVAQAA; this comes from the coding sequence ATGCATGACAAGCAACTGTCCACCGAAGAACTGATTGCCCAGGACGTCGGCGCGCGTTCGCCCGTCGGTCTGATGGCCCAGGTGATTACTGGCCTGGCGCTGCTCTGGTCGCTGTTCCAGCTGTGGATCGCTTCGCCGCTGCCATTCATTTTCGGCGTTGGTGTGTTCAACGATACCCAGACCCGCGCCATTCACCTGGCCTTTGCCCTGCTGCTGGCGTTTCTCGCCTATCCGGCGTTCAAGCGCTCACCGCGTGATCGTGTGCCGCTGCTGGATATCGCTCTGGGCCTGGTCGCCGCGGCCAGTGCCGCCTACCTGTTCATCTTCTATCAGCAACTGGCGCTGCGCCCCGGCAGCCTGACCACGGGTGACCTGGTCACCGCCTGCATCGGTATCCCCCTGTTGCTGGAGGCCACACGCCGTGCGCTTGGCCCACCTCTGGCGATCATCGCCCTGGTGTTTCTCATCTACAGCCTGGCAGGCCCTTACATGCCGGGCCTGCTGGCGCATCGCGGGGTCAGCTTCAATGCCCTGGCCAACCACCAGTGGATCACCACCGAAGGCGTATTCGGCATCGCCCTGGGGGTGTCCACCAGCTTCGTGTTCCTCTTCGTGTTGTTCGGTGCATTGCTCGAGCGCGCCGGTGCCGGCCATTACTTCATCCAGTTGGCGTTCAGCCTGCTCGGCCACTTCCGGGGTGGCCCGGCCAAGGCGGCGGTACTGGCGTCGGGCCTGACCGGGATGATTTCCGGCTCGTCGATCGCCAACGTGGTGACCACCGGTACCTTCACCATTCCGATGATGAAACGCACCGGCTTCTCTTCGGAGAAGGCCGGCGCGGTGGAAGTGGCCTCTTCGGTCAACGGCCAGATCATGCCGCCGGTGATGGGGGCTGCAGCCTTCCTGATGGTCGAGTACATCGGCATGCCGTATGTGGAGATCATCAAGCATGCCTTCCTGCCTGCAGCGATTTCCTATATCGCGCTGCTCTATATCGTTCACCTCGAGGCGCTCAAGCTCGGCCTGCAGCCTATCGGCAGCGCCCAGCCCAAGCCCTGGCTGCGCCGCCTGACCGGCTTCGCCTTCGGTGCGGCACTGATCAGTGGTCTGTCGCTGGCCGTCTACTACGGCCTCGGCTGGCTCAAGCCGGCACTTGGCGAATATGCCTTGCCGGTCATCGGTGTTCTGCTCGCGGTGGTCTACCTGGCGCTGCTGAAAGTCGCCGCCAGCGTACCGGTGTTGCCGCCGGAAGACCCCAACGCACCGCTGGAAGAGCTGCCGCAGACCCGCGCCGTGCTGCTCTCGGGCCTGCACTTCCTGCTGCCGGTGGTGGTGCTGGTCTGGTGCCTGATGATCGAGCGCCTGTCTCCCGGCCTGTCGGCCTTCTGGGGCGGCGTGATGCTGGTCATCATCCTGCTCACCCAGCGCCCGCTGCTGAGCTGGATGCGTCGCGATGGCAGCCATGACCATGGCACCTTCATCGATGGCGTGATCGACCTGCGCGAAGGCCTGATCGCCGGTGCGCGCAACATGATCGGCATCGGTATCGCCACGGCAGCGGCCGGCATCATCGTCGGTGCGGTGTCGCAGACCGGCGTCGGTCTGGTGCTGGCGGATCTGGTCGAGTTGCTGTCGATGGGCAACCTGCTGCTGATGCTGGTGCTAGTGGCGGTGTTCAGCCTGATCCTGGGCATGGGCCTGCCCACCACCGCCAACTACATCGTGGTGTCCAGCCTGCTGGCGCCGGTGGTGGTGGCGCTGGGGCAGCAGAACGGCCTGATCGTGCCGCTGATCGCGGTACACCTGTTCGTCTTCTACTTCGGCATCATGGCCGACGTGACGCCGCCAGTGGGGCTGGCCTCGTTTGCGGCGGCGGCGGTGTCCAAGGGTGACCCGATCAAGACCGGTATCGTGGCCTTCTTCTACAGCCTGCGCACCGCCGCGCTGCCGTTCCTGTTCATCTTCAACACCGACCTGCTGTTGATCGACGTCGACTTCTGGCATGGGGTGATCATCTTCATCGTGGCGACGGTGGCGATGCTGATCTTCGCCGCCGGCACCCAGGGCTTCTTCCTGGTGCGCAGCCGCTGGTACGAAAGCCTGCTGCTGTTGCTGGTGGCCTTCACCCTGTTCCGCCCCGGCTTCTGGATGGACATGCTGCACGACCCCTATCAGGACGTGCCGCCCGCCCAGATGGCCCAGGCACTCGATGGCGTGGAAGATGGTAGTGCGCTGCGTCTGCGCATTCTCGGCGAGAACGCCGTGGGCGATCCGCGCGAGTTCACCGTGCTGCTGCCGGTGCCTGATGGTGCCAGCGGAGAGGAGCGTTTGCAGAAGCTCGGCCTGGCCCTCTACGAAGAGGGCGACAAGGTGCTGGTGGACAACGTCACCTTCGGCAGCCTGGCCGCCGATGCCGGTCTGGAGTTCGACCAGCAGATCCTCAACGTGCGGGCACCGACCGACCGCTGGATGAAGGAGCTGATGTGGATTCCGGGGCTGGCCCTGTTCGGCCTGATTGTGCTGCTGCAGCGTCGCCGGATGGTCGCGCAGGCCGCATAA
- a CDS encoding NCS2 family permease encodes MSTPRVHYPWYKKEDTDAFFALFQNNIANFVIIAISMLGMGFPAEIVFGQVLPGAAVAVMAGNFYYAWSAARLARKENRADVTALSYGISTPVMFVFLFGVLLPAKTLTGDAEMAWKVAVAACFVSGLIEAACGLVGGWMQRHLPRPALLGAVAGVALTFIAGEMLFKALEIPMIGLLVLAITIVGLVARVSMPFRLPASLFAIVIGTAMAYMIGATDDSTFSDAFTHLGFYPLVPSMAWFEGMGLLFTTLLALVTVILPITLYNAIETINNVEAMSAVGDRYNVGECQAVDGFGTVLGALFGGVFPTTVYIATVGSKWMGAGRGYSLLNGAVYILATLFGLIAFIAALIPVSVVAPILVFVGMSMIATAFNSNQARYYPAVALAMLPYFANYLMTRFSRGAPEVVEGISSAIGALGQGAMFSAILLGAMTVAVIDRQFRRATVFALIAAGMAFVGLMHAPKLAWYAAPDFVHGYLLMALFFAWYAWRGVEPAAPERVSSAD; translated from the coding sequence ATGTCGACGCCGCGCGTGCATTACCCCTGGTACAAGAAGGAAGACACCGACGCGTTCTTCGCCCTGTTCCAGAACAACATCGCCAACTTCGTGATCATCGCCATCAGCATGCTGGGCATGGGCTTTCCCGCCGAGATCGTCTTCGGTCAGGTGCTGCCCGGTGCGGCAGTGGCGGTGATGGCCGGTAACTTCTACTACGCCTGGAGCGCTGCGCGCCTGGCGCGCAAGGAGAACCGCGCCGATGTCACCGCATTGTCCTACGGCATCAGCACGCCGGTGATGTTCGTCTTTCTGTTCGGGGTGCTGCTGCCGGCCAAGACCCTCACCGGTGACGCCGAGATGGCCTGGAAGGTGGCGGTGGCGGCCTGTTTCGTCAGCGGCCTGATCGAAGCCGCCTGTGGCCTGGTCGGTGGCTGGATGCAGCGTCACCTGCCGCGCCCGGCGCTGCTCGGAGCCGTGGCGGGCGTAGCGCTGACCTTCATCGCCGGCGAGATGCTGTTCAAGGCACTGGAGATTCCGATGATCGGCCTGCTGGTGCTGGCCATCACCATCGTCGGTCTGGTGGCGCGGGTGAGCATGCCGTTCCGCCTGCCGGCTTCGCTGTTCGCCATCGTCATCGGCACGGCCATGGCCTACATGATCGGCGCCACTGATGACAGCACGTTCAGCGACGCCTTCACCCACCTGGGTTTCTATCCGCTGGTGCCGAGCATGGCCTGGTTCGAGGGCATGGGCCTGCTGTTCACCACACTGTTGGCGCTGGTGACGGTGATTCTGCCGATCACCCTGTACAACGCCATCGAGACGATCAACAACGTCGAAGCCATGAGTGCGGTCGGCGACCGCTACAACGTTGGCGAATGCCAGGCGGTGGATGGCTTCGGTACGGTGCTCGGTGCGCTGTTTGGTGGCGTGTTCCCGACCACCGTGTACATCGCCACCGTGGGCTCGAAATGGATGGGCGCCGGGCGTGGCTACAGCCTGCTCAACGGCGCGGTGTACATTCTCGCCACCCTGTTTGGCCTGATCGCCTTCATCGCCGCGCTGATTCCGGTGTCGGTGGTGGCGCCGATTCTGGTGTTCGTCGGCATGTCGATGATCGCCACCGCGTTCAACAGCAATCAGGCGCGCTACTACCCGGCGGTAGCCCTGGCGATGCTGCCGTATTTTGCCAACTACCTGATGACGCGCTTCAGCCGGGGCGCTCCGGAGGTGGTCGAGGGCATTTCCAGCGCCATCGGCGCGCTGGGTCAGGGCGCCATGTTCAGTGCCATCCTGCTCGGCGCCATGACGGTGGCGGTGATCGACCGGCAGTTCCGCCGGGCCACGGTGTTTGCCCTGATCGCTGCGGGCATGGCCTTCGTCGGCCTGATGCATGCACCGAAACTGGCCTGGTATGCCGCGCCGGACTTCGTTCACGGCTACCTGCTGATGGCGCTGTTCTTCGCCTGGTATGCCTGGCGCGGGGTGGAGCCGGCCGCGCCGGAGCGGGTGAGCAGCGCCGACTGA
- a CDS encoding TAXI family TRAP transporter solute-binding subunit codes for MKGKSLAWVLSAALAGTALSGTAQAEEKFVTIGTGGQTGVYYVAGQSICRFLNRGSAEHGIKCNAPASGGGVANVNGIRSGEFNFGIMQSDHQYKALNGAAPFAAEGAMSDLRAVFSLQSEVFTILARRDANIKSFDDLKGKRVNVGNPGSGQRDTLEEIMAVKGWDRSAFALAAELKPAEQASALGDNNIDAMTYFVGHPNGAIQEATTTTDAVLVPVTGAEIDKLLAEKSYYTKADIPGGLYKGNDQPTPSIGGKAVLSTSAQADPEVVYQLVKSVFENIDRFKRLHPAFADLKEADMIKVGLTAPLHEGAERYYKERGWL; via the coding sequence ATGAAAGGCAAATCCTTGGCATGGGTCCTGTCTGCCGCGCTTGCGGGTACTGCCCTGAGTGGCACAGCACAGGCCGAAGAAAAGTTCGTCACCATCGGTACCGGCGGTCAGACCGGCGTGTATTACGTGGCGGGTCAGTCCATCTGCCGCTTCCTCAACCGTGGCTCGGCCGAGCACGGCATCAAGTGCAACGCTCCGGCCAGTGGCGGCGGCGTGGCCAATGTGAACGGCATTCGCAGTGGCGAATTCAACTTCGGCATCATGCAGTCCGACCACCAGTACAAGGCGCTGAATGGTGCTGCACCGTTCGCCGCTGAAGGTGCAATGAGCGATCTGCGCGCGGTGTTCTCGCTGCAGAGCGAAGTGTTCACCATCCTCGCTCGTCGCGATGCCAACATCAAAAGCTTCGATGACCTCAAGGGCAAGCGCGTCAACGTCGGCAACCCGGGTTCCGGCCAGCGTGACACCCTGGAGGAGATCATGGCCGTCAAAGGCTGGGATCGTTCCGCCTTTGCCCTGGCTGCCGAGCTGAAGCCAGCCGAGCAGGCCAGCGCCCTGGGTGACAACAACATCGATGCCATGACCTATTTCGTCGGTCACCCCAATGGCGCGATCCAGGAAGCCACCACCACCACCGACGCCGTGCTGGTGCCGGTGACCGGCGCCGAGATCGACAAGCTGCTGGCCGAGAAGAGCTACTACACCAAGGCGGATATCCCGGGTGGCCTGTACAAGGGCAACGATCAGCCGACGCCGTCCATCGGTGGCAAGGCCGTGCTGTCCACCAGCGCCCAGGCGGATCCGGAAGTGGTCTACCAACTGGTCAAGTCGGTATTCGAGAATATCGACCGCTTCAAGCGTCTGCACCCGGCCTTCGCTGACCTGAAGGAAGCCGACATGATCAAGGTCGGTCTGACTGCCCCGCTGCACGAGGGCGCCGAGCGTTACTACAAGGAACGCGGCTGGCTGTAA
- a CDS encoding AEC family transporter encodes MIVAGYWLRLREFPSEAFWPGAERLNYFILFPALLFSSLARAPLNNPALPRLALAVLLGLGIAWLALLLVRHLRGWPAGRFGAFTQGILRFNTYLGLAAVGSLFGQEGLTLAALMLALMVPTVNVLSVWSLTAERGVSARSLLLPIIKNPLILACVGGALFNLTGIGLPGGTDRLLSLLAAASLPLGLLCVGAALKPEQLSGEIPALGWNSALRLLAMPLLAWAVAWALALPAMESAVLVLFFALPTAPTAYVLTRQLGGDSQLMAGIITLQTLLAAGSLVAIMMFLA; translated from the coding sequence ATGATAGTCGCCGGCTACTGGTTGCGCCTGCGCGAGTTCCCCAGCGAAGCCTTCTGGCCCGGTGCCGAACGCCTCAACTACTTCATCCTGTTCCCTGCCCTGCTGTTCTCCAGCCTGGCCCGTGCGCCGTTGAACAATCCGGCGTTGCCGCGCCTGGCGCTGGCGGTACTGCTCGGTCTGGGCATCGCCTGGCTGGCGCTGCTGCTGGTACGGCACCTGCGCGGTTGGCCGGCAGGACGCTTTGGCGCCTTCACCCAGGGTATCCTGCGCTTCAACACCTACCTGGGCCTGGCGGCGGTGGGCAGCCTGTTCGGTCAGGAGGGGCTGACCCTCGCCGCACTGATGCTGGCCCTGATGGTACCGACGGTGAACGTGCTGTCGGTATGGTCACTGACTGCCGAGCGCGGTGTCAGCGCACGCAGCCTGCTGCTGCCGATCATCAAGAATCCGCTGATCCTCGCTTGCGTCGGCGGCGCGCTGTTCAACCTCACGGGCATCGGCTTGCCGGGCGGCACGGATCGCCTGCTCAGCCTGCTCGCCGCCGCCAGCCTGCCGCTGGGTTTGCTCTGCGTCGGCGCGGCACTCAAGCCGGAGCAGCTCAGCGGCGAGATTCCCGCATTGGGCTGGAACAGCGCCCTGCGCTTGCTGGCGATGCCACTGCTGGCCTGGGCCGTGGCCTGGGCGCTGGCCCTGCCGGCCATGGAGAGCGCCGTGCTAGTGCTGTTCTTCGCCCTGCCCACGGCACCGACCGCCTATGTGCTGACCCGCCAGCTCGGCGGCGACAGTCAACTGATGGCCGGCATCATCACCCTGCAGACGCTGTTGGCGGCCGGCAGCCTGGTGGCGATCATGATGTTCTTGGCCTGA
- a CDS encoding substrate-binding periplasmic protein: protein MVGSWNAVLLSLLLCVSARAEVLHLATGDDYAPFTGKALPGQGMLTQVVRAALAEQGMAITLDWLPWNRGYLKARRVEYDATFPYIRSAEREAEFLYSAPIYVAEPYIFSRAGDHIELDDLPTMIGRRLCYPLGWQPPAAIQQMVEQGVLRRHSPLGLQECARLLLLERDDLFIADRNLGGSALHSAGADLAQFHRSRVPFQSSTLHFIVSRQHPRATELIERFNHGLEALKARGEYQRLIESYVE from the coding sequence ATGGTGGGATCATGGAATGCGGTTCTACTGAGCCTGCTGTTGTGCGTATCCGCGCGAGCTGAGGTGCTACACCTGGCGACGGGCGATGACTATGCGCCATTCACCGGCAAGGCGCTGCCGGGTCAGGGCATGCTCACTCAGGTGGTACGTGCGGCGCTGGCCGAGCAGGGGATGGCCATCACGCTCGACTGGCTGCCCTGGAACCGTGGCTACCTGAAGGCCAGGCGTGTTGAATACGATGCCACCTTTCCCTACATTCGCTCGGCCGAGCGCGAAGCGGAGTTTCTCTACTCGGCGCCCATTTATGTGGCCGAACCATACATCTTCAGCCGGGCCGGTGATCACATCGAACTCGATGATCTGCCCACTATGATCGGCCGGCGACTCTGCTATCCGCTGGGCTGGCAGCCGCCGGCGGCGATCCAGCAAATGGTCGAGCAGGGCGTACTGCGCCGTCATTCTCCACTGGGTCTGCAGGAATGTGCACGGCTGCTGCTGCTCGAACGTGACGACCTGTTCATTGCCGACCGTAACCTGGGAGGCAGTGCTTTGCACAGCGCTGGCGCTGATCTGGCGCAGTTTCACCGGTCACGGGTACCGTTTCAGAGCAGTACGCTGCACTTCATCGTCTCGCGGCAGCATCCGCGTGCTACCGAGTTGATCGAGCGCTTCAATCATGGGCTCGAGGCGCTCAAGGCACGCGGTGAATATCAGCGGCTGATCGAGAGCTACGTGGAGTAG